The Hyalangium gracile DNA segment GGGACGAAAGTCCTACCCGAGTTGTTGCGCGGCGACGTGGAAGTACAGAGGTGAGCAGAACCGCACGTTAAGCTTGTGCCTCCCCCTCCCGGGGGAGAGCCTTCATCCCTACGTACGCTCCGTCGCCTGACCCCCAAGACCCTGAGGTCTTACCTGTGAACCGACGCCCCCTCTTCACCGCCGCGCTCCTGGTGCTGCTGCCAGGGCTGGCCTTCGCTCAGGTCTTCGTCTACCCGCGCCGGGCGGACCGCAGCTCCGTCAACACGTTCGAGTTCGAGTGGCGCCACGTGGACATCCTCGTGGGCCCTGCCGCCAAGGGCGAGGCCAAGGCTCCCGAGAGGACCGCCAACCCGCAGCCGCCGGGAGCGCCCGCGGGCCCCAACCCCAACGTCACCACCATGGACCCGGGAGGCACGGCGAACGTGCCCTCCACGGAGCCGCCCCCGGAGACCGAGCGCATCACCTCCGCGCCCGAGGAAACCGGGGTGCCCGACACGGCGGTGGCCGGCGCGGGGGCCCCGGACGGCGGAGTGCCCGCCCCCGACGGCGGCCTGATGGCCTTCGCGCTCCCGCCCCCGCCCCTGGCCATGCTCCCGCATGGCGGCGCGGACGGAGGCACCTCGCCGGACGGTGGCCCCAAGTACGCCACCTCGCTGGGCGCGGCCACGGGCGGTGTGCGCTTCTACTTCTATGAGCGTGAGCGCCAGGTGGCCGAGCGTGCGGCCCCGCTCATCGAGGACGCCTACCGCTACCTGGTGGAGCAGTTCCAGTACGTCCCCACGGAGACATTCCCCTACATCCTCTACAACAGCTACCAGGAGTTCCTGCAGACGCATGTGTTCGCCGTGTCGGAGGGCACGCTGGGCGTCACCAGCACCGAGGACCTGAAGCTGTCGCTGCCGTACCTGGGGGACCACCGGCTCTTCCAGGAGATCAGCACCCACGAGCTGGCCCACCAGTTCACCATCCAGAAGGTGCGCACCGTCGCGGAGACGAAGAAGACGTTCGGAGATCCGCTCCAGTCCCTGCCGCTGTGGTTCATCGAAGGCCTGGCCGAGTTCTACGCCAAGCGCGGGCTGGATCCCGAGGCGGAGATGCTGGTGCGCGACTTGATGGTGAACCCGGATCTGGCCAAGGGCTACGCCTTCCTCGACTTCTTCTCGCCCGGGCCGTACGGCTTCCTGTGGATCTACAAGGTGGGCCAGGCGCGCGTGACGTTCCTGGAGGAGGAGTACGGCGCGGGCTTCATCCAGAAGGTGCTCAACGAGTCGCCCCGGCTCATCTCGGGCGGCAAGGACATGCCGTCCATGAAGTTCGAGGAGCTGCTGGAGCGGCTCACCGGGGACGATCCGAAGAAGATCTCCGCGCGCTTCGAGAACTGGATGAAGCGGCGGGCCTTCAAGGACTACCTGAGCTCCGAGCAGTCGGCCCCGGCGCTGGAGCTGCTGGAGGAGCGCGAGGGCATCAGCACGGCGGTGAACAGCTCTCCGGACGGGCGGGCGATCATGTACCGCACCATCATCCCGGAGACGGGAGAGAGCCGGCTCTACCTCGTGGATCCGAAGGCTCCGGGCAGCGCGAAGAAGGTGGCCGGCGACGGAGTGCCCGGCGCGGAGTCCCTGCACCCCATCTTCGGGCGCAACTTCGCGCTGGCGAAGGATCGGCTCTCGTACGTGGCCGAGGTGAACGGGCGGGACGTCATCTACGTCCAGGCCTACAACCACAGCTCCGAGCAGAAGACGAGCGACGAGCTGGTGCGCCGCAGCGCCGTGCGCACCGGCTTCCAGCGCCAGACGAACGTGTCGGTGGACCTGGACCTGGGAGACAAAACGGCCTACCGCGTGGGGCAGCACGGGCTGCTGGGCGTGCCCACGGTGGCCTTCTCGCCGGATGGCAAGTCGCTGGCCTTCATCGGCATCAACGACGAGGGCATCCGGGACGTGTACGTGCTCAACCTGGAGCAGGGCCCGGACGCCAGGCCCCGGAAGCTCACCGATGACATGTACGCCGAGCGGCAGATCACCTGGGGCCCGAGCGGCATCATCTACACGTCGGACGCCACGTCGCACCGCTTCTACAACCTGTTCCGCGTGAAGCCGGACGTACCCGGCGCGCCCGAGCGCCTCACCAGCCGCGAGAGCGACGAGGCGGATCCGGTGGCGCTGGCCGACGGCCGCATCTTCTTCGTGGCGTGGCGCCACAGCAGCTCGGATCTGCACGAGCTGATGCCGGATGGCTCGGTGGTGCGGCGCACGGACGTCACCACGGGCATCTTCGAGCCGGGCGCCGGCCCGGAGGGCGGCCTGTGGGTGCTGTTCCACCAGTCCGGCGAGCGCCGGCCCGCGCTGCTGCGGCCGCCGAAGATGCTGAGCCTGCCCACCGAGGCCGCGCCGCCGCCCGCGCCGCCCGCCCCGCTGGCGTTCATGCCGCTGACGGGCGCCGAGCCCTACCAGGCGTTCGCCCGGCAGAACATCGAGCTGGGCCCCATCATGGGCTTCGCCGGAGCGGGCAGCGGTGGCTTCTTCGGCCAGGTGTTCGCCATGGCGAGCGACCGGATGCGCAACCACGCCACGCTGCTCAGCATGGCCATCTACGGCTCGCTCAAGCTGACCGACGGCGTGCTGCTCTACATCAACCAGGAGAAGCGCTCGACGTGGGGCGTGGGCCTCTTCCAGTCCCTGCGCTTCCGCCTGGACGAGAGCTTCGCGGACCAGGGCGTCTCCTTCTTCTCCGGTGAGCGCTACTACGGCGCGGTGGCCAACGTGCGCTACCCGCTCAGCTCCTTCCTCTACGTGCAAGGCGAGGTGACGGCGGGCGGAGCCTCGTACTTCATCGACTCGTACACGGCCTTCCGCTTGAACAACCCCTCGTTCAACCCGGCGTTCCAGGACCTGTACACGCCGTGGATGGGCGCCAACGACCAGGCGCGCTTCCAGACGGAGCTGACGGGGCAGATTGGCTACAACACCATCCGCTACCACTACGCCACGGGCCCGCTGTCGGGCAGCTCGGCGCTGCTGGAGGCCACGGTGGGCGCGCAGCCCTTCAACGAGCAGGCCTACAGCAACCTGCGGCTGGACCTCGAGCGCTACTTCCCCATCTACGGGCGCAGCAACATCTTCATCCGCGCCGCGGGCGGCACCACCGTGGGCGGCCGGTACGCGCGCTCGTACTTCCTCTCCAGCTTCGACACGCTGCGAGGCGTGAACTTCGGAGACGAGGACTGGCTGCTCGGCCGGCACTTCGCCTACTCCACGGCGGAGCTGCAGGTGCCGCTCAATGATCTCATCCGCGTGGCCTTCCTGAGCGACCTGGAGGCCATCGCCGGCGTGGACGTGGGCGGCGTGGGCAACTCGAGCCGGCGCATGTGGGATCGCCGCACGCTGGACTTCGCGCTGGGCTTCAACCTCTCGCTGGGGCCCTTGCTGATGCGCCTGCACTTCGCGCGGCCGGTGGACATCGGCGCCGAGGCCGGCAAGCCGGATCCGGGCTGGGTGACCAACTTCTCGATCGGCATCGCCGGGCTCAACGGCTTCTTCGATCGCAGGGGCGAGGGCGACGTGAGGCCGCCTCCGAACCTGCCGCCCGGGGCCTACATCGGACGGACGGGCATGCCCGGGCAGTAAGCAGGGCTTCGAGGTGACATGAAGGGGGGCCGGCATGAGCGCCGCGCCCCCTTTTCCTTTGGTGAATTGTGCCGACGGACCGGCTTGGTAAGTTGATCCCCGCGCCCCAGGAAGGTGGCGCCGGCGCGCAGCAGGAGTGATGCGCCAGGCCAAGGGAATTCAACTCATGCCAGGTCCAGTGCTGCCCCGCCGGAGCGTTCCGGCCGTGATGTCGAGCGACGCGGAGCGTCCGGTTTCTCATGAGGCTCGGAGGCCTCGCGGCCCCGCGCGTGCGAGCCGGTTCGGGCTGCTCGGGTGGGTGGTCCTCGGACTGTTCTTGTTGCGTCCGGCGATCGCGCTCGCCCAGACGAGTCCCGAGGTGAAGGCCTACTTCCTCTCCATCGCCGCCCTCTATGACGCGCTCGAGTACGAGAGCGCGCTGGCGCAGATCGCCAAGGCTCGGGCCATCACCAAGGCGCCGGCCGACAACGCGACCCTGTCGCTGTACGAGGGAGTCATCCTGGCCGACATGAACCGCCGGGAAGCCTCCGACGCCGCCTTCCGGAAGGCCCTGCTCGCGCAGCCGGATGCGAAGCTGCCGATGACGGTGTCTCCCAAGGTGGCGCAGCGCTTCGAGCAGCTGCGCGAGACCGTGAAGCAGGAGCAGCTGGCCGCCAGGCCGAAGACTCCCGCTCCTCCCACGCCTCCCAAGGACGCGCCCCAGGTGAACCAGGGCGGGACTCGGACCACCCCGGACAGCTCGCTGACCTCCCGCTCCGGCGATGCGCCTGTCGGGGTGAGCGGACGGAGCTTCACCCGTCCCCAGGTCCTCGTCCCCGCGATCGCGGGAGGCGTGCTCATGGTGCTGGGTGGAACCTCCTACGCGATGTCCCGAAAGGAGCTGTCCAACCTGAACAACGACGATCCGAAGCTCGCCACCCGCGAGGATGCGGAGCGCGCCGCCGACCGGGGTCGCACCTTCCAGTCCGTCGGAGTGGGACTGCTGGGAGCCGGAGCCGCCGGGCTGGGCTTCGCCCTGGGCTGGTACGCTTTTGGCCCCACGTCGTCGGGCGAGACGGCACTGACGGTGGGCACCGACGGGACCTCCGCCTTCGTGCAGGGGAGGTGGCCGTGAAGCTCGGGGTCCGTGTCCTGGGGCTCGCCCTGCTCTCCGTGTGGATGGGCTGCGCCGACTTCGACAAGGCCGAGCAGGAGTTCTGCGAGCGCAACCCGGGCCGCTGCGGAGAGGGGCTCCAGGTCACAGTGGTGCTCGCCCCCGCGGTCAACGCCTCCTGTGTCCTCGTCGAGCTGAGGGATCCTTCCACCCACGCCGCCCTCCTCCAGGACTGGCTGCCTCGAACCCAGAACGAGCTGCGGGTCTCGTTCCCCAGCAACTCGCTGCGTCCGGAGCTGGAGCTCGCCGCGCGCCCGTATCAGGACGGAGACTGCCAGGGCGACACCGTCGCCCGGACGCCCAATGGTTCCTTCGTGACGACGACGGTCTCCATCATCGAGGGCGCGCGCACCGAGGCGACCCTGACGCTGCAGCCCGGACAGGATGAAGATGCCGATGGGTATGTCAGCGCCGCCGCCGGTGGAGCGGACTGTAATGATGTCGTTCACGAGGTGAATCCGGGCGCCGTGGAGGAGTGCTCGAACACGCGGGACCTCAACTGCGATGGCAGGCCGGGGTGTGATGCCACCGCGTGCGGCCCCAACGCCTGTGGCCTGCTTCCGAGCTCCCTCGCGCTGACCCTGCAGAGCACGACCGTGACCGCCGGCTCCTGCACGCAGGGGACGGTCCAGGTGAAGGATGCGAGCGGCAGCGACTCCCGCGTCACCACGCCCTCCGCCGTGAGCCTGGCGTCGAATCCGGATGGTGGATTCGCCTTCTACGCGGATGCCTCGTGCACCGCGGCCGCGTCGAGCACCACCATTCTCGCGGGGACCGGCGCCGCGACGTTCTACTTCCAGGGTCAGGTCGTGGGGAACGTGGCGATCTCCGCGACGCTCAGCGGGCTGCCGACGGCCTCCCAGAGCGTCCAGGTCAATCCGGGAGCTGGCAACCGGATCGTCTTCGTCACTTCACCGCAGACGTTGGAGGCGGGCGTCTGCTCGTCGCAGGTGCAGGTCCAGAGCCAGGATGCGCAGGGCAATGCGGCGCCCGTGACAGCCAACACGACGATCACCCTCGCGGCCTCGCCGAATACGAACTTCAATTTCTTCACGAACCCGGGCTGCACCGGCTCGCCCGTGTCGACGGTCACCCTGTCCTCTGGGCAGAGCACCGCCGCGTTCTACTTCGGTGGCACGGCGGCACGGAGCGTGACCATCACCGCGGCGGCCCCCAGTTTCACAGGCAGCACGCAGCCCCAGACGATCCGGGCAGGGCCTCCGGCGGCCGTCCGCCTCACCGGCCCCTCGACGGCGACGGCGGGTGACTGCAACGCGACCCAAATCACCCTCTCGCTGCTGGACGCGTACAACAATCCGACGGTGGCAACGACGACCACGAGCATCAGCCTGTCCGTCTCCAGCGGCAGGCCGCTGACGTTCTCCCGCACGGTGGGGTGTCCGTCCGCCAGCTCGACCGTGCCGATCAATACGGGTTCGGGCTCGGCCACCATGTTCTTCCGAGGCACCGAGGCTGGCACGTCCACCATCCGCGCCACGTCCGGGAGCATGAGTCCCGGCACGTTGAACGTGACCATCCAGGCCGCGGTCCCCTCCGCGCTCGAGTTCACCACCGCCGCCCAGACGGTTCAGGCGGGGAACTGCTCCTCGGCGACGACGGTGCAGCTGCGGGACAGCTACAACAACCCGGCCCAGGCGACGTCCAACACGACCGTGACGCTGGCGGTGTCTCCCCAGGACGGGTTCCAAATCTTCGCGAGCTCGGGTTGCTCAGGGCCCCCTGTTTCGACGGTGACCCTCCCCGTGGGCTCGAGCGACGCGAGCTTCTTCTTCAGGTCGACTCGGGCGCAGACCGTGACGGTGACGGCGGCGTTGGGCACGTTCTCCAAGAGCCAGAACGAGACCATCACCCCGGGTCAGCCCAGCACGATCATCTTCCTCTCAGCGCCTACGTCCGTGATGGTCTGGACCTGCTCGCCCACCACCACCGTGCAGCTCCTGGACAGCTTCGGCAATGTCTCGCCGAGCACCAACGACCTCCCCATCAGCCTTTCGGAGTTCTCCTCCTTCAACCTCCGCTTCTACACGGATCCCAACTGTCTGAATGAGTCGAACACCGTCCCGGTTCCCACGGGGCAGAGCACCGCGAGCTTCTACTTCATGTCCAACAACCCGGGGTTCATGACGCTCACCGCGAGCGGTCCCGGCCTGGGCACCGCTCGGCACAACGTCAACATCTATTGACGCAGCACCGCCTCCCGAGCCCCTCGGGCTGCTGGACCTCCCGCCTCGTGCGACCGCTCAGGACTGAGCGGCCACGAGCGCGGCGTTGGCCCGGGCCAGGGGCCCGCCGTCGTTCTTCGGGATGCGCTCGAAGTCGCCCCGGAGCGCCTTGAGGGCGAACTTCTCCAGATCGATCTCCTTGCGCGTGCGCACCCCGCCGATCGCGCGCACCAGCTCGGCCAGCGGCCCGAAGCCCAGCAGGCCATGCTGGAGCATCAGCCCCGCCGCCACCCCTCCGAGGATGCGCCAGCGGCCGCCATCCCGCCGCGCCAGCCACAGCCCCGCCAGCGCCACCGCCGAGCCCACCACCGTCACCGCCCGGTTGAGATCCCACTCGCGCTCGAGCTTGTCGAGGTAGCGGCTGATCTCCGGCCGCTCCTGCTGGGCCATGTGGCGCACGCAGCGCTCCACTCGCTCGTCGATGCGCTTGTTGACCCCGTCGGGCGCGTGCGAGCGCACCACATCGGTCGACGTCTGGTTCCAGGACTCCATATGAGCGGCTCCCTCACTGTCGCAGGCAGTTCCTTCTTTCAAAGGTAGGGGTGGGATCGGGCCGCTAGCTGCTCCCTGTCGCACGCCGCGCCCCCTCCGCCGAGGAGCAGGCAGGCAAGCCCCCTTCCGCGCAGGGCAAACCGTTTCGTACCCAGCCCAACGTCTTCGCCTCGCACGGCGGAAGATGGCTCACACCTGAAGGTGACCGAGGGTACGTGGGCCAACACCGTTCCCACTCCAT contains these protein-coding regions:
- a CDS encoding M61 family metallopeptidase, producing the protein MNRRPLFTAALLVLLPGLAFAQVFVYPRRADRSSVNTFEFEWRHVDILVGPAAKGEAKAPERTANPQPPGAPAGPNPNVTTMDPGGTANVPSTEPPPETERITSAPEETGVPDTAVAGAGAPDGGVPAPDGGLMAFALPPPPLAMLPHGGADGGTSPDGGPKYATSLGAATGGVRFYFYERERQVAERAAPLIEDAYRYLVEQFQYVPTETFPYILYNSYQEFLQTHVFAVSEGTLGVTSTEDLKLSLPYLGDHRLFQEISTHELAHQFTIQKVRTVAETKKTFGDPLQSLPLWFIEGLAEFYAKRGLDPEAEMLVRDLMVNPDLAKGYAFLDFFSPGPYGFLWIYKVGQARVTFLEEEYGAGFIQKVLNESPRLISGGKDMPSMKFEELLERLTGDDPKKISARFENWMKRRAFKDYLSSEQSAPALELLEEREGISTAVNSSPDGRAIMYRTIIPETGESRLYLVDPKAPGSAKKVAGDGVPGAESLHPIFGRNFALAKDRLSYVAEVNGRDVIYVQAYNHSSEQKTSDELVRRSAVRTGFQRQTNVSVDLDLGDKTAYRVGQHGLLGVPTVAFSPDGKSLAFIGINDEGIRDVYVLNLEQGPDARPRKLTDDMYAERQITWGPSGIIYTSDATSHRFYNLFRVKPDVPGAPERLTSRESDEADPVALADGRIFFVAWRHSSSDLHELMPDGSVVRRTDVTTGIFEPGAGPEGGLWVLFHQSGERRPALLRPPKMLSLPTEAAPPPAPPAPLAFMPLTGAEPYQAFARQNIELGPIMGFAGAGSGGFFGQVFAMASDRMRNHATLLSMAIYGSLKLTDGVLLYINQEKRSTWGVGLFQSLRFRLDESFADQGVSFFSGERYYGAVANVRYPLSSFLYVQGEVTAGGASYFIDSYTAFRLNNPSFNPAFQDLYTPWMGANDQARFQTELTGQIGYNTIRYHYATGPLSGSSALLEATVGAQPFNEQAYSNLRLDLERYFPIYGRSNIFIRAAGGTTVGGRYARSYFLSSFDTLRGVNFGDEDWLLGRHFAYSTAELQVPLNDLIRVAFLSDLEAIAGVDVGGVGNSSRRMWDRRTLDFALGFNLSLGPLLMRLHFARPVDIGAEAGKPDPGWVTNFSIGIAGLNGFFDRRGEGDVRPPPNLPPGAYIGRTGMPGQ
- a CDS encoding tetratricopeptide repeat protein — translated: MLRPAIALAQTSPEVKAYFLSIAALYDALEYESALAQIAKARAITKAPADNATLSLYEGVILADMNRREASDAAFRKALLAQPDAKLPMTVSPKVAQRFEQLRETVKQEQLAARPKTPAPPTPPKDAPQVNQGGTRTTPDSSLTSRSGDAPVGVSGRSFTRPQVLVPAIAGGVLMVLGGTSYAMSRKELSNLNNDDPKLATREDAERAADRGRTFQSVGVGLLGAGAAGLGFALGWYAFGPTSSGETALTVGTDGTSAFVQGRWP